The following proteins are co-located in the Bacteroidota bacterium genome:
- a CDS encoding nuclear transport factor 2 family protein yields the protein MKKIIITLLFYPALIANLLCQNIQNREPERKEIEKTISSNIGWVKDKNIELLYSVIANDTNYISVSPNKRVVKCFEDVKANVPFWMSPEFKYIRHELRDLEITFAKCGDVAWFFCILDDINTYKGQPAEWNNTRWTGVVEKREGKWVIVQQHFSFASDK from the coding sequence ATGAAAAAAATTATCATAACACTATTGTTTTACCCTGCCTTAATTGCAAATCTGTTGTGCCAGAATATTCAGAACAGGGAACCTGAGAGGAAGGAAATTGAAAAAACCATCAGCTCAAATATCGGTTGGGTAAAGGACAAAAATATAGAGCTACTTTACAGTGTCATTGCCAATGACACCAATTATATCAGTGTCTCTCCAAATAAGCGTGTGGTGAAATGTTTTGAAGATGTAAAAGCCAATGTACCATTCTGGATGAGTCCGGAGTTTAAGTATATACGTCATGAGCTAAGGGATCTGGAGATCACATTTGCAAAGTGTGGCGATGTAGCCTGGTTTTTCTGTATTCTCGATGATATAAACACTTATAAAGGTCAACCGGCAGAATGGAACAATACCAGATGGACAGGTGTTGTGGAAAAGAGGGAGGGAAAATGGGTCATCGTACAACAACATTTTTCATTCGCTTCCGACAAGTAA